The proteins below come from a single Saccharopolyspora sp. SCSIO 74807 genomic window:
- a CDS encoding DUF397 domain-containing protein — protein MVYTWKKSSRSAPSSQCIETSAAARGAAVRDSKLGDRSPLLHLSTSQYASFIAAVRRDHFTS, from the coding sequence ATGGTGTACACGTGGAAGAAATCTTCCCGCAGCGCGCCGTCCTCGCAGTGCATCGAAACCTCCGCTGCCGCGCGGGGAGCAGCCGTCCGCGACAGCAAGCTCGGCGATCGGTCTCCCTTACTGCACCTGAGCACGAGTCAGTACGCGAGCTTCATCGCCGCAGTGCGACGCGACCACTTCACCAGCTAA
- a CDS encoding helix-turn-helix transcriptional regulator, producing the protein MANARQLRLAQILREFREGAGFDQVEVAKRARVSRSSIGHYESAERCPGRDTLDRLLDVYEVDEKTRSRIQQLRADSHKTGWWTLHSLPEWFTPYVGFEADAVEAFNFETTFVPGLLQTRDYARVVHETTRTPLDPDTVEDQVEARIRRQSRLSQKDPLILQAVVAEEALIRPMGTDAIMAEQLQHLLDLSNRGNIHLRVLPISAGGSGVMQCGFMVLRFNDHADIAFVDTPLSGSVIDAPQQTAELARTFSHLQSFSLSDTDSRSALTTLAAKYEQA; encoded by the coding sequence ATGGCGAACGCACGACAACTACGGCTCGCGCAGATCCTTCGTGAGTTTCGCGAAGGCGCTGGATTCGACCAGGTCGAAGTCGCTAAGCGTGCTCGGGTCAGCCGGAGTTCGATCGGCCACTACGAGTCTGCCGAGCGCTGCCCAGGGCGTGACACGCTGGATCGGCTGCTCGATGTGTACGAAGTGGACGAAAAAACGCGAAGCCGAATCCAGCAGCTGCGGGCGGACAGCCACAAGACCGGCTGGTGGACGCTGCATAGCTTGCCGGAGTGGTTCACGCCGTACGTCGGATTCGAAGCTGACGCCGTCGAAGCATTCAACTTCGAGACGACTTTCGTTCCCGGACTGCTGCAAACACGCGATTACGCCCGGGTCGTCCACGAAACGACCAGAACTCCGCTGGATCCGGATACCGTAGAGGATCAAGTGGAAGCGCGCATTCGTCGACAGTCCCGGCTGAGCCAAAAAGATCCTCTGATCCTCCAGGCCGTGGTCGCCGAAGAAGCGCTGATCAGGCCGATGGGAACCGATGCCATCATGGCCGAACAGCTGCAACACCTCCTCGACCTCTCCAACCGGGGCAACATCCACTTGCGAGTTTTGCCGATCAGCGCGGGCGGCAGCGGAGTGATGCAGTGCGGTTTCATGGTGCTCAGGTTCAACGACCACGCCGATATCGCATTCGTTGACACACCCTTGAGCGGCAGCGTCATCGATGCACCACAGCAGACAGCTGAACTCGCGCGGACGTTTTCACATCTGCAATCATTCTCACTATCCGATACCGATAGTCGTTCTGCACTGACTACACTCGCTGCGAAGTATGAACAAGCTTAG